One genomic window of Halolamina sediminis includes the following:
- a CDS encoding DUF7836 family putative zinc-binding protein, giving the protein MVEAFVRLLCPECTKEWESNPTDLPESDQNLSCPDCHATRRLAQFMRTDRDLEVVQQFE; this is encoded by the coding sequence ATGGTCGAAGCGTTCGTCCGCCTACTGTGTCCGGAGTGTACCAAGGAGTGGGAGTCGAACCCGACGGATCTCCCCGAGTCCGACCAGAACCTCAGCTGCCCGGACTGTCACGCGACCCGGCGGCTGGCGCAGTTCATGCGGACCGACCGCGACCTCGAAGTCGTCCAGCAGTTCGAGTAA
- a CDS encoding tyrosine-type recombinase/integrase: MASRSPDAEVADPVNYYLEDMEMHGRAERTRDAYERVLRGFAEFLESRSTDPGSAGHRDCLAWLHSLRSELSPSTVATYATTVNRFYDYMNRVGAFEENPMALVMEEMDESIEKDPERRDVDVATMGEFLGRISHPLHHAIVLTLLKTGMRVGELCNLDYRDLRLAEPGLEGYDLDGRPQLDGRGDAIYVDSAPARGEEYNGEVREESNKRKRSTVIPVDDELRRGLRRWLAIRPDSPSPAEPLFLSTAGDWGERLTARAVRHYVRNYAEEMGWYEPGAGAGENVTPHYFRHFFTTHLRDRTGDRGVVKYLRGDVASDVIDTYTHNWGDQVRETYVANIYRFD, from the coding sequence ATGGCGAGTAGGTCTCCCGACGCCGAGGTGGCCGACCCGGTCAACTACTACCTCGAAGATATGGAGATGCACGGTCGGGCCGAGCGCACCCGCGACGCCTACGAACGAGTGCTTCGGGGGTTCGCCGAGTTCCTCGAAAGTCGGTCCACCGATCCCGGATCCGCCGGCCACCGGGACTGTCTGGCGTGGCTCCACTCCCTGCGGTCGGAGCTGTCGCCGAGCACCGTCGCCACCTACGCCACGACGGTCAATCGCTTCTACGACTACATGAACCGGGTGGGCGCCTTCGAGGAGAACCCCATGGCGCTGGTGATGGAGGAGATGGACGAGTCGATCGAGAAAGACCCCGAGCGTCGGGACGTCGACGTGGCGACGATGGGGGAGTTCCTCGGTCGGATCTCTCACCCGCTCCATCACGCGATCGTCCTGACGCTGTTGAAAACCGGGATGCGCGTCGGCGAGCTGTGTAACCTCGACTACCGGGACCTGCGACTCGCCGAGCCCGGCCTCGAAGGGTACGACCTCGACGGCCGGCCGCAGCTCGACGGCCGTGGCGACGCGATATACGTCGACAGCGCGCCCGCACGCGGGGAGGAGTACAACGGTGAGGTCCGCGAGGAGTCGAACAAGCGTAAGCGGTCGACGGTGATCCCCGTCGACGACGAACTCCGGCGCGGACTCCGGCGCTGGCTGGCGATCCGGCCGGACTCGCCGTCGCCGGCGGAGCCGTTGTTCCTCTCGACCGCGGGCGACTGGGGGGAACGGCTCACCGCACGGGCGGTCAGACACTACGTCCGGAACTACGCCGAGGAGATGGGCTGGTACGAGCCCGGCGCGGGAGCGGGCGAGAACGTCACCCCCCACTACTTCCGGCACTTCTTCACCACGCACCTCCGTGATCGTACCGGCGATCGCGGCGTCGTGAAGTACCTCCGAGGGGACGTGGCCAGCGACGTGATCGACACCTACACCCACAACTGGGGGGACCAAGTCCGAGAGACGTACGTCGCGAACATCTACCGGTTCGATTGA
- a CDS encoding tubulin-like doman-containing protein, translated as MVYKFMEQDWILEDVLDTENYERDEPGELQAYTIDTATGDDWHDERYGPINRKIRSLLDDIDTANDLLDMGIEQRNLVESIPNRWTEKGNMTAPGAIKELLERRNANNWWLKDDREPLSHVQREGFSGGVYRRRAVSKALYHINEHVGDSVVPNNPGETVMVTTLGGGTGSGIFIDMAMEMEADSIDLFAVIPSVGDQTKQKTNAFAALSELEYLWINDESPFRSVTLVPHVGSVSDDDFEMATVRSILAHQNGMIGGNLYDSLNPQSTNGPPEFSAFSMAVPYTMEYEVDQRESAREEVEETLSEKLDELTAEGYLYKVVETYLQENFPSAMEAAEQDVSTEPVVNQAMELRNRYADVRDTLLTDDGLRVAGLDDERKTIRDQVQVQANGEVQLPDDVAEPEAARQFIEQAPSIAHIEPSDIDNEGALGYLLASVVRKEIGNIEKRWQLFKKISAITAENVEGSHALTVSQARMVRDVLRDIVLDPDQETYHHVQNPSFDETLEQVESAVSQLVEEHDQLVTLRDRVDDEVDDWIQTWHEKVRSDTAQVAAVNEHRADIVSLVDELESAIEARLTTINDATTESGMRGSLNFDSFGTLNEKLDAVGAERIDGEGIREALELLVDIKTAVLEHNSGILPGRPDKSEEFDNKYRELQTLGDWFTINPQRSSKDVRDPFNCIFDPSTIQREAQIDHSYDAAIDRMTAAFEEQFTDAGTLIEFGPEDLAIDDPVVEKTVPTDRNPSALREQLVDDLGSSNAADPHLLLDDVMPLDAGSTRGDSVSHHLYDRYIQPFDEEIDDVKQGLHIRGGNDVVSTGGTVEALERLRAIASVHAEAVDEDVSVPEVTPPEDTETYGRDFARGYEGIYDFDVEPSVPANNGDHPYLRRGETNPEDLVSSPRSIEESAVLENHEDEIFRFFGNSLEAMFENKHGRAPINDFSPRALKDRSESDPTYDGLRYVSAYMSRALKYVDDPTTPADNPLHPAVTETLEDHTMINSETYHEEQYDIGNPDEITMVTFIGGLTMDNLSVVTDPDGYQPTYRQVSRNNSFIPTHHTVGIGGMWQYYHRLHEWTRESDDDVNYGAYVYRDDVRPLHHDQEFVLHMNDDSDAEVKELLNGMFGSGRFPSMLEREDEQAEQQ; from the coding sequence GTGGTTTACAAGTTCATGGAACAGGACTGGATCCTCGAGGACGTCCTGGACACCGAGAACTACGAACGGGACGAACCGGGGGAGCTCCAGGCCTACACGATCGACACGGCCACGGGAGACGACTGGCACGACGAGCGCTACGGGCCGATCAACCGAAAGATCCGGAGCCTGCTCGACGATATCGACACGGCGAACGATCTGCTGGATATGGGGATCGAGCAGCGCAACCTCGTCGAGTCCATCCCGAACCGATGGACCGAGAAGGGGAACATGACCGCCCCGGGGGCGATCAAGGAGCTGCTGGAGCGGCGGAACGCGAACAACTGGTGGCTGAAAGACGACCGCGAACCGCTCTCGCACGTCCAGCGGGAGGGGTTCAGCGGCGGCGTCTACCGGCGCCGTGCCGTGAGCAAGGCACTCTACCACATCAACGAGCACGTCGGCGACTCCGTCGTCCCGAACAACCCCGGGGAGACCGTCATGGTGACGACGCTCGGGGGCGGGACGGGGTCGGGGATCTTCATCGACATGGCGATGGAGATGGAGGCCGACAGCATCGACCTGTTCGCCGTCATTCCCTCCGTCGGCGACCAGACGAAACAGAAGACGAACGCCTTTGCCGCGCTCTCCGAGCTCGAGTACCTCTGGATCAACGACGAGAGCCCGTTCCGGTCGGTGACGTTGGTCCCCCACGTCGGGAGCGTGAGCGACGACGACTTCGAGATGGCGACCGTCCGGAGCATCCTCGCCCACCAGAACGGGATGATCGGCGGGAACCTGTACGACTCGCTCAACCCCCAAAGCACGAACGGCCCGCCGGAGTTCTCGGCGTTCTCGATGGCCGTCCCGTACACGATGGAGTACGAGGTCGACCAGCGCGAGAGCGCCCGAGAGGAGGTCGAAGAGACGCTCTCGGAGAAGCTCGACGAGCTCACTGCCGAAGGGTACCTCTACAAGGTCGTCGAGACGTACCTCCAGGAGAACTTCCCCTCGGCGATGGAGGCCGCCGAACAGGACGTCTCGACCGAGCCGGTCGTGAACCAGGCGATGGAGCTCCGGAACCGGTACGCGGACGTCCGCGACACGCTGCTCACCGACGACGGGCTCCGGGTCGCGGGGTTGGACGACGAGCGCAAGACGATCCGGGATCAGGTGCAGGTGCAGGCCAACGGCGAGGTCCAGCTCCCGGACGACGTGGCGGAGCCGGAAGCGGCCCGACAGTTCATCGAACAGGCGCCGAGCATCGCACACATCGAGCCTAGCGACATCGACAACGAGGGCGCCCTCGGCTACCTCCTCGCGTCGGTCGTCCGGAAGGAGATCGGGAACATCGAGAAGCGGTGGCAGCTGTTCAAGAAAATCTCGGCGATCACCGCGGAGAACGTCGAGGGCTCTCACGCGCTGACGGTCTCGCAGGCACGGATGGTGCGGGACGTGCTCCGGGACATCGTACTCGACCCCGATCAGGAGACGTACCACCACGTTCAGAACCCATCCTTCGACGAAACGCTCGAACAGGTCGAAAGCGCCGTGAGCCAGCTCGTCGAGGAGCACGACCAGCTGGTGACGCTCCGGGACCGCGTCGACGACGAAGTCGACGACTGGATACAGACGTGGCATGAGAAGGTTCGAAGCGACACGGCCCAGGTCGCGGCGGTCAACGAACACCGCGCCGACATCGTCTCCCTCGTCGACGAGCTGGAGTCGGCGATCGAGGCCCGCCTCACCACGATCAACGACGCGACCACCGAGAGCGGGATGCGGGGGAGCCTGAACTTCGACTCCTTCGGCACTCTCAACGAGAAGCTCGACGCCGTCGGCGCCGAGCGGATCGACGGCGAGGGGATCAGGGAGGCGCTCGAGCTGCTGGTCGACATCAAGACGGCAGTGTTGGAGCACAACTCCGGCATCCTCCCGGGGCGCCCGGACAAGTCCGAGGAGTTCGACAACAAGTATCGGGAGCTCCAGACGCTCGGCGACTGGTTCACGATCAACCCTCAGCGCAGCTCGAAGGACGTTCGTGACCCGTTCAACTGTATCTTCGATCCCTCGACGATCCAGCGGGAGGCCCAGATCGACCACTCCTACGACGCAGCCATCGACCGCATGACCGCCGCCTTCGAGGAGCAGTTCACCGACGCCGGGACGCTGATCGAGTTCGGTCCCGAGGACCTCGCGATCGACGACCCCGTGGTCGAGAAGACGGTTCCGACCGACCGCAACCCCTCGGCGCTACGCGAACAGCTCGTCGACGATCTCGGGTCGAGCAACGCCGCCGACCCGCACTTGCTACTGGACGACGTGATGCCGCTCGACGCCGGCAGCACGCGCGGCGACAGCGTTTCCCACCACCTGTACGACCGCTACATCCAGCCGTTCGACGAGGAGATCGACGACGTGAAGCAGGGGCTCCATATCCGTGGTGGCAACGACGTCGTCAGCACGGGCGGCACCGTAGAGGCGCTCGAACGGCTCCGTGCGATCGCCAGCGTCCACGCCGAAGCCGTCGACGAGGACGTGTCGGTGCCCGAAGTCACCCCCCCAGAGGACACCGAGACGTACGGTCGCGACTTCGCTCGCGGCTACGAGGGGATCTACGACTTCGACGTCGAGCCGTCCGTCCCCGCGAACAACGGCGACCACCCGTACCTTCGTCGCGGGGAGACCAACCCGGAGGACTTGGTCAGCTCGCCGCGGAGCATCGAGGAGTCCGCGGTGCTGGAGAACCACGAGGACGAGATCTTCCGGTTCTTCGGGAACTCCCTCGAAGCCATGTTCGAGAACAAGCACGGGCGGGCGCCGATCAACGACTTCTCGCCGCGGGCGCTGAAGGATCGCTCCGAGAGCGACCCGACGTACGACGGGCTCCGGTACGTCTCGGCGTACATGTCCCGGGCGCTGAAGTACGTCGACGATCCCACGACGCCGGCGGATAACCCGCTCCACCCGGCCGTCACCGAGACGCTGGAGGATCACACGATGATCAACTCGGAGACGTACCACGAGGAGCAGTACGACATCGGGAACCCCGACGAGATCACGATGGTCACCTTCATCGGCGGGCTCACGATGGACAACCTCAGCGTCGTCACCGATCCGGACGGCTACCAGCCGACCTACCGACAGGTCAGCCGGAACAACTCCTTCATCCCGACCCACCACACTGTCGGGATCGGCGGGATGTGGCAGTACTACCACCGGCTCCACGAGTGGACACGCGAGTCGGACGACGACGTGAACTACGGCGCCTACGTCTACCGCGACGACGTTCGGCCGCTCCACCACGACCAAGAGTTCGTCCTCCACATGAACGACGACTCCGACGCGGAGGTCAAGGAACTGCTCAACGGGATGTTCGGCTCCGGCCGGTTCCCGAGCATGCTGGAGCGGGAAGACGAGCAGGCCGAGCAGCAGTAG
- the purD gene encoding phosphoribosylamine--glycine ligase, protein MSETVLVIGGGGREHAITRALAPDAEVYALASNRNPGIGSLAAGTEITDETDTAAVVAYAERIDADAAVIGPESALAAGVADALNDAGVFTFGPTAEAARIETDKAYQREFMAEHEIPGTPEFETFDEAEAAAAYVEDVEGDVAVKPTGLTGGKGVRVTGDQVSHAEAAEYVRGSGHDEWVIEERLVGEEFTVQAFVNDGEMRLTPAVQDHKRAYEGDEGPNTGGMGSYSDAGATLPFMTPQEYYSAASVLEATVDALPEYTGVLYGQFMLTDEGPKVVEFNARFGDPEAMNVLPVMETPLLDIVTAAREGESLPEPAFENRATVCKYAVPAGYPTDPDAGSEIEVDESTVAAAADAHGGDALLFYASVDDREDGLFTTTSRSFAVVGVADDIPTAESIAADALAAAGEGLRVREDVGTEELVESRIDHMASIRD, encoded by the coding sequence ATGTCCGAAACCGTGCTGGTGATCGGCGGGGGCGGCCGCGAACACGCGATCACGCGTGCGCTGGCGCCCGACGCCGAGGTGTACGCGCTGGCCAGCAACCGGAACCCGGGGATCGGCTCGCTCGCGGCCGGAACCGAGATCACCGACGAGACCGACACCGCGGCGGTCGTCGCGTACGCCGAGAGGATCGACGCGGATGCCGCGGTGATCGGGCCTGAGTCGGCGCTGGCGGCCGGCGTCGCCGACGCGCTGAACGACGCTGGCGTGTTCACGTTCGGCCCGACCGCCGAGGCTGCCCGGATCGAGACGGACAAAGCCTACCAGCGGGAGTTCATGGCCGAACACGAGATCCCGGGGACGCCCGAGTTCGAGACGTTCGACGAGGCCGAGGCGGCCGCGGCGTACGTGGAGGACGTCGAGGGCGACGTGGCGGTCAAGCCCACCGGACTCACCGGCGGGAAGGGCGTCCGCGTCACCGGCGATCAGGTGAGCCACGCCGAGGCCGCCGAGTACGTCCGGGGGAGCGGCCACGACGAGTGGGTGATCGAGGAGCGCCTCGTCGGCGAGGAGTTCACCGTGCAGGCGTTCGTCAACGACGGGGAGATGCGGCTGACGCCGGCCGTACAGGACCACAAGCGCGCCTACGAGGGCGACGAGGGACCGAACACCGGCGGCATGGGGAGCTACAGCGACGCCGGGGCGACGCTCCCGTTCATGACGCCACAGGAGTACTACAGCGCCGCGAGCGTGCTGGAAGCCACTGTCGACGCCCTGCCGGAGTACACTGGCGTGCTGTACGGGCAGTTCATGCTGACCGACGAGGGGCCGAAAGTGGTGGAGTTCAACGCCCGCTTCGGCGACCCCGAAGCGATGAACGTTCTCCCCGTGATGGAGACACCGCTGCTGGATATTGTGACGGCCGCCCGGGAGGGAGAGTCGCTACCAGAGCCGGCGTTCGAAAACCGCGCGACGGTCTGTAAGTACGCCGTGCCGGCGGGCTACCCGACCGACCCCGACGCCGGGAGCGAGATCGAGGTCGACGAGTCGACCGTCGCGGCTGCCGCCGACGCACACGGCGGCGACGCGCTGCTGTTCTACGCCTCCGTCGACGACCGCGAGGACGGCCTGTTCACCACGACCTCGCGATCGTTCGCGGTCGTCGGCGTCGCCGACGACATCCCGACCGCGGAATCGATCGCGGCTGACGCACTCGCGGCGGCGGGCGAGGGGCTCCGCGTCCGCGAGGACGTGGGAACCGAAGAACTGGTGGAGTCACGGATCGACCACATGGCGTCGATCCGCGACTGA
- a CDS encoding DUF5805 domain-containing protein, translating to MAEDADNETVQVKTRVPAHQRERWREAADELGMSQSEFVRTMVQAGRSGFEPADEPGGTSNPEKGSPSGSNPRGDTLETRVHEVLSSEEAVGWDELVDAVLGDFEDRLDRITQESEQIRYSGRDGGYVLDGE from the coding sequence ATGGCCGAGGACGCCGACAACGAGACGGTACAGGTCAAGACGCGGGTACCCGCCCACCAGCGTGAGCGGTGGCGGGAGGCTGCCGACGAACTCGGGATGAGTCAGAGCGAGTTCGTCCGGACGATGGTACAGGCGGGCCGGAGCGGCTTCGAGCCGGCCGACGAGCCGGGGGGGACGAGCAACCCCGAGAAAGGCAGTCCTTCGGGCTCGAACCCCAGGGGTGACACCCTCGAAACGCGTGTCCACGAAGTCCTCTCTTCAGAGGAGGCCGTCGGCTGGGACGAACTGGTCGACGCGGTGCTGGGCGACTTCGAAGATCGGCTCGACCGGATCACACAGGAGTCAGAGCAGATCCGCTACAGCGGCAGGGACGGGGGGTACGTGCTCGATGGCGAGTAG
- the rocF gene encoding arginase yields the protein MSENGSVEKSRQTVRIIGAPTDYGQDRRGVDMGPSAIRYGGLSEGLSDAGVDDEDAGDLLVPRAEERDAHYRTPSKGKARFLRETEDVCSRLAEEVRGSIADGATPLVLGGDHSIAIGTVSGSAADAEIGAVWFDAHGDLNTPTTTPSGNVHGMPLAALLGVKEWAGVDWANAPSLSPANVAIVGLRSVDDAERELLRGSEISAFTMSEIDDRGLDEVVDDALAVANDGTDGYHVSLDLDWLDPTIAPGVGTPVRGGVDYREAHHAMEQVAADGGMRSMELVEVNPTLDQHNETAELAVELAASAFGKRIL from the coding sequence ATGTCCGAAAACGGAAGCGTCGAAAAGAGTCGACAGACGGTACGGATCATCGGCGCGCCGACAGACTACGGGCAAGACCGGCGCGGGGTCGACATGGGGCCGTCGGCGATCCGCTACGGCGGACTGAGTGAGGGTCTCTCTGACGCTGGCGTCGACGACGAGGACGCGGGCGATCTACTCGTGCCGCGTGCCGAGGAGCGCGACGCCCACTACCGCACACCCAGTAAGGGGAAAGCCCGGTTCCTCCGGGAGACCGAGGATGTCTGTAGCCGGCTGGCCGAGGAGGTTCGCGGGTCGATCGCGGACGGCGCCACCCCGCTGGTGTTGGGCGGCGACCACTCGATCGCCATCGGAACCGTCTCCGGGTCGGCAGCCGACGCCGAGATCGGCGCAGTCTGGTTCGACGCCCACGGCGACCTGAACACGCCGACAACGACGCCCTCGGGCAACGTACACGGGATGCCTCTGGCGGCGCTGCTGGGCGTGAAGGAGTGGGCTGGCGTCGACTGGGCCAACGCGCCGTCGCTCTCCCCGGCGAACGTCGCGATCGTCGGCCTGCGCTCGGTCGACGACGCCGAGCGCGAACTGCTCCGGGGCAGCGAGATCAGCGCGTTCACGATGTCCGAGATCGACGACCGCGGGCTCGACGAAGTGGTCGACGACGCGCTTGCGGTCGCCAACGACGGCACCGACGGCTACCACGTCAGCCTGGACCTCGACTGGCTCGACCCGACGATCGCGCCCGGCGTCGGTACCCCGGTCCGGGGCGGCGTCGACTACCGCGAGGCCCACCACGCGATGGAGCAGGTCGCCGCCGATGGCGGCATGCGCTCGATGGAACTGGTCGAGGTCAACCCCACGCTCGACCAGCACAACGAGACCGCAGAACTAGCAGTCGAGCTCGCGGCCAGCGCGTTCGGCAAACGCATCCTGTAG
- a CDS encoding PQQ-binding-like beta-propeller repeat protein, with amino-acid sequence MDGRDATHTRRVEDGPNDPTTVWGRELDGTRAAGTPALADERLYVPADAVTPESRSFNRLYALGARTGETYWWAPLRIDLNGPPAVVGDRILVSGKRSLERGRVVCFGSRYGEEEWLYDIDARLTAPPTVAGGVAYVPDWTGTVHALWVADGSVLWSRRIQDSVDQGNTTFTTPAAVDGDTLYVGSNSGVTGIVALRTDDGGEQWRAETNPVTGGPVVHDDLLLIQSYGLVVAYGTDGERRWGFNLLNGGHQPMAVDDGHVYAASPEILYAITHDGERSWTYERSDGRAGVPTVVDDSVLLRGEDRLTALSATTGEEQWSRSTEGVGDVVATPEALFVTGDGGRLLALGEP; translated from the coding sequence ATGGACGGTCGCGACGCGACCCATACACGACGCGTCGAAGACGGACCCAACGACCCCACGACGGTCTGGGGGCGAGAGCTGGACGGCACGCGGGCCGCCGGAACGCCCGCGCTCGCCGACGAACGACTGTACGTTCCTGCGGACGCCGTGACGCCAGAGTCGCGCTCCTTCAATCGGCTCTACGCCCTGGGTGCACGGACCGGCGAGACGTACTGGTGGGCGCCGCTCCGGATCGACCTCAACGGCCCGCCGGCAGTCGTCGGCGACCGTATTCTCGTCAGTGGGAAACGATCGCTCGAACGCGGTCGAGTGGTCTGCTTCGGATCGCGTTACGGCGAGGAAGAGTGGCTGTACGACATCGACGCTCGCCTGACCGCACCGCCGACCGTCGCAGGCGGCGTCGCCTACGTTCCGGACTGGACCGGTACCGTCCACGCGCTGTGGGTCGCGGACGGGTCGGTGCTGTGGTCGCGCCGGATCCAAGACTCGGTCGACCAGGGGAACACGACGTTCACGACTCCGGCCGCAGTCGACGGCGACACGCTGTACGTCGGCTCGAACTCCGGGGTGACGGGGATCGTCGCGCTGAGAACCGACGACGGCGGGGAGCAGTGGCGCGCGGAGACCAACCCCGTCACTGGCGGGCCGGTGGTCCACGACGACCTGCTGCTCATCCAGAGCTACGGACTCGTCGTCGCGTACGGGACCGACGGCGAGCGGCGCTGGGGGTTCAATCTACTTAACGGCGGCCACCAGCCAATGGCCGTCGACGACGGGCACGTCTACGCTGCCAGCCCGGAGATCCTCTACGCGATCACCCACGACGGGGAGCGATCGTGGACCTACGAGCGATCTGATGGGCGAGCCGGTGTCCCCACGGTCGTCGATGACAGTGTTCTCCTCCGCGGGGAGGACCGACTGACGGCGCTCTCAGCAACGACGGGGGAGGAGCAGTGGTCCAGATCGACCGAGGGGGTAGGGGACGTCGTCGCGACCCCGGAAGCGCTGTTCGTCACTGGAGACGGTGGACGGCTACTGGCGTTGGGCGAGCCCTGA
- a CDS encoding DUF6517 family protein: MELSRRKVGGLTVAGIAGLAGCSGSTSFSAEYATTDTGDTGYEQTGQRQPTMTRTFAGQEVEVTNTVTEYRKEIDLGPLGSSDVGVFAAFTSPQVQLAGQSFNPIANLDPGELVQRFQQRFDNMEDVSEESEEEVEMLGSARTVTKFSATVSVDGNEVPVFLLVANFNHESDVVVPMGIFPQEREDEEGPNVRQLMSNLSHPA, translated from the coding sequence ATGGAGCTATCACGTCGAAAAGTCGGTGGGTTGACAGTAGCAGGGATCGCGGGGCTAGCGGGCTGTAGCGGTTCCACCAGCTTCAGCGCCGAGTACGCCACCACCGACACCGGGGACACCGGGTACGAACAGACCGGCCAGCGACAGCCGACGATGACCCGGACGTTCGCGGGGCAGGAGGTCGAGGTGACGAACACGGTGACGGAGTACCGGAAGGAGATCGACCTCGGCCCGCTGGGGAGTTCCGACGTCGGCGTGTTCGCGGCGTTCACCTCACCGCAGGTCCAACTCGCCGGGCAGTCGTTCAACCCGATCGCGAACCTCGACCCCGGGGAGCTCGTCCAGCGCTTCCAGCAGCGGTTCGACAACATGGAGGACGTGAGTGAGGAGTCCGAGGAGGAGGTCGAGATGCTCGGCTCCGCCCGGACGGTGACGAAGTTCTCCGCGACGGTGAGCGTCGACGGCAACGAGGTGCCGGTGTTCCTGCTCGTCGCGAACTTCAACCACGAGTCCGACGTGGTCGTCCCGATGGGGATCTTCCCGCAGGAACGGGAGGACGAGGAGGGGCCGAACGTCCGCCAGCTGATGTCGAACCTGAGTCACCCCGCCTGA
- a CDS encoding amidohydrolase, producing the protein MDELAVDLWEHPELGLHEERASRLLSEALADAGFDVTTGVGGMPTAFVASYAVGEGPTIGILGEYDALPGLSQAVATERSPIEPGGPGHGCGHNLFGTAGVGAAIAVARALDRGDTEGEIRFYGCPAEETLVGKTFMARDGVFDDLAAAVTWHPSDHTAPQRGSSLAMDSLSFTFEGESAHAAASPESGRSALDGVQLLNTGVEYMREHVPEAVRVHYNVQQGGDAPNVVPAEASVWYFVRAPTRDGVERVTDWLREIAAGAATMSRTEVNERYYTGVHRLVSNSVIADTFRENMAELGTVTFSEEERELAAKLQETFPEGAIEDRLAEFEPPHDDVAADAPLYGEPMDAFDEGDPGGGSTDVGEVSQITPTAQFRATTWALGTPGHSWQAVVANGDFGRTALPYVAKLLAGSTLDLLADGEELAAAREEFEREVDGYENPLPADAEPPFELTR; encoded by the coding sequence ATGGACGAACTCGCGGTCGATCTCTGGGAGCACCCGGAGTTGGGGCTCCACGAGGAGCGTGCAAGCAGGCTACTCAGCGAGGCACTGGCCGACGCCGGGTTCGACGTCACCACCGGTGTTGGCGGCATGCCGACGGCGTTCGTCGCGAGCTACGCCGTCGGGGAGGGGCCGACGATCGGGATCCTCGGCGAGTACGACGCGCTTCCCGGCCTCTCACAGGCGGTCGCGACGGAGCGCTCGCCGATCGAGCCCGGTGGACCGGGCCACGGCTGCGGCCACAACCTGTTCGGGACCGCGGGCGTCGGCGCCGCGATCGCCGTCGCCCGGGCGCTGGATCGCGGCGATACCGAAGGCGAAATCCGGTTCTACGGCTGTCCCGCCGAGGAGACGTTGGTAGGGAAGACGTTCATGGCCCGCGACGGCGTGTTCGACGACCTCGCGGCCGCCGTGACGTGGCATCCGAGCGACCACACGGCACCACAGCGCGGTAGTTCACTCGCGATGGACTCGCTATCGTTTACCTTCGAGGGCGAGAGCGCCCACGCCGCGGCGTCGCCCGAATCCGGCCGGAGCGCACTCGACGGCGTCCAGCTGCTCAACACGGGCGTCGAGTACATGCGCGAGCACGTTCCGGAGGCGGTGCGCGTCCACTACAACGTCCAGCAGGGCGGCGATGCGCCCAACGTCGTGCCCGCGGAGGCGTCGGTCTGGTACTTCGTCCGTGCGCCGACGCGAGACGGTGTCGAGCGGGTGACCGACTGGCTGCGCGAGATCGCAGCGGGCGCGGCGACGATGAGCCGGACCGAGGTGAACGAACGCTACTACACCGGCGTCCACCGACTCGTTTCCAACTCGGTCATCGCGGATACGTTCCGGGAGAACATGGCCGAACTCGGTACCGTGACGTTCAGCGAGGAGGAACGCGAACTCGCCGCCAAGCTCCAAGAGACGTTTCCAGAGGGGGCAATCGAGGATCGGCTCGCGGAGTTCGAACCGCCACACGATGACGTAGCCGCCGACGCGCCGCTGTACGGCGAACCGATGGACGCCTTCGACGAGGGCGATCCCGGCGGCGGCTCGACCGACGTCGGCGAAGTGAGCCAGATCACGCCCACCGCACAGTTCCGCGCGACGACGTGGGCGTTGGGCACGCCCGGCCACTCCTGGCAGGCCGTCGTCGCGAACGGCGACTTCGGCCGAACGGCGCTGCCCTACGTCGCGAAGCTGCTCGCGGGCTCGACGCTCGACCTGCTGGCCGACGGGGAGGAACTCGCCGCTGCACGCGAGGAGTTCGAACGAGAGGTGGATGGCTACGAGAACCCGCTCCCCGCCGATGCGGAGCCACCGTTCGAACTCACACGATGA